One Ferribacterium limneticum genomic window, TCGCGTAAAGACAGCACGGAATCCTCGCCAGTCGGCGGCCCGTAAGCCTCGACGCAAGCCTGCCGGACATCCTGCGCTCGCCGTAGCGGAATGCTGTAATCGGCAGCGAGCGGCACCAGCAACAGGCCGAGCGCCTGCGCCCGTCGCCCCTGATTCCGGCGATGCAGATCGAATGCCTCGGCTGGCGTTGCCGGCTTTTTCTGGCTGCCCGACCGCGGTGGACGCTCGGCACGGCGACTCAAGCCCTGCAACAGATGGCGGGCGTTCTGCCAGTCGCCCCGCCACAGCATCGCCGTTCCCTCGCTGGCCAACTTCCAGGCAGCATCGACACTCAGGCGGTCATCGGCCACGACGACCTTGTCATGCGCCGGCAAGCCAGCCTCGGAGCGCCAGCGGGCGGATTTGGTCTCACTCCCTTCAAGCCAGGCGATAACAGGAAATTCAGTAGCAGTCATGGGACGCATTGTAGGGCAGAAGCGCAACACCAATCGCGAGCCGCTCCGATGTGAATATGCCAATCAACGAAACTGTGAATTATTCGATAGTCGATAAAAGCACGCAGGTTAACAATGTCAGCGAATCAGCACATTCGTCGCAGTACTCACCCCCAGAGGATCAGCCCTGTGGCCATTTCGCCCCCCCTCCCCGCCAGCGGCATCATCGAATCAGCAACCGCATTTTTCGCAAGCAGCGAGTCAAAAAGCGTCCGTTCAACCCACAGTCCGAGACACCCGGCCAATCCTGACAACAACAAACAGGAACGTGCCATGGCACGCCGTCTTGAGCAATTACAGGCAGCTCTGGGCGAACCGGACGCTTCGGGCACAGCAGCAGACCTCCCAAATACCCCGAAAACAAGCGACACCGGGAAATCCTTCGGGACTGGCTCCCTCATCCTCACCGCCCTGATTTCCGCCCTGTTTGGCGCAGGAATGATGTGGCTGGGCGCCCCTCACCAACAAGTTCCGGCCACCCCGCCCGTCCCCCTCCTGACATTGACAGCGCCCCCGACGGTCGCACCGGCGCCTCCCGAGTCCGCATTGATTGCGCCAGCTACGACAGAAATTAGCGACAAGGCGCAGGTTGGCGAGCTATTGGCTGGCTGGCGAAACGCGTGGGCACAACGCGACATCGCGAACTACCTGAACGCCTATAGCCAGAAATTTACGCCCGCCGACGGCAGTTCGCGCGAGGCGTGGGCAGCCGCAAGAACAAAGAAACTCTCGGCCGGCGCCCCGATCGACATCCAGATCCGCGAGCTCGGCATCGAGCGCCTCAACGCCGATCAGTTCAAGGCCACCTTCCTGCAGGACTATGCCGCGGGCAGCTATCGGGAAATGGCGCGGACCAAGGTTCTGCTGGTCATCCGCGAAAATGGCGAATGGAAAATCGCCAAGGAATGGATGACTGAAAACAAGATCGCGATGTAATGCGTAAAACGGTTCAGGATTGGAAAGTCGGCCGATAAGCCGGGTTCTGTTCCCCCCTTGCGGGGTTCGGCAATCATTCCTCTAGGCCTGCCGTTACCGACAGGCTCAAGCAACCTACCCGGAAGCAGCGCGGGCCACGCCTCAGCTTCCCTATTTGGTCTTGCTCCGGATGGGGTTTACCGTGCCGTCCGCCGTTACCGTGGACGCGGTGAGCTCTTACCTCGCCGTTTCACCCTTACCTGTGCGTCTTGCGACGCCATCGGCGGTCTATTCTCTGTTGCACTTTCCGTTGCCTTGGGTCGCCCGACTTTCGTCTGGCAACTTATAGCACCCAGCCGTTAACTGGCATCCCGCCCAATGGAGCCCGGACTTTCCTCCCGGCGCCGAAGTTTCCCCCGGACGCCCAGCGATTGCCTGGCCAACTTTCCGCTGCGGATTATACGCGCCTGCAAGCTAGCCCCGGGCCGCATTGTGGACACCAATAAAAAGCAGCCGAATCGCATCGCCCGACATCCGATTCGTGAAAAATCTGACAGCCGCTATCGCCATCCATGGCTATGCTTCGCGTCCGAGCGTCAAAAACAATGCAAAATAGATAGTCGCCGGTTTTTTCTGGAGAACAATTTCATGTCCATGCACAGCGCACTCAGGCGAGCCATCGAAAAGGGAAATCTTGATGCGGTCAAAGCAGCGCTCGATCACGGCGCCGTGATCGAGGAAGCCGACATGCACGGCGACCCCGGCCTGCCGATGCGGATCGCCTGTTTCAAGGGCCATGCCGACATCGTGCGCGAACTGATCGAACGCGGGGCCGACATCCATGCTCCCAACGCCCAGGGCGCCGGCGGCCCCATCCGCATGGCATCCCGGGGCCAGCATACGCATATCGTCGAGCTGCTTTTGGCCCATGGCGCCA contains:
- a CDS encoding nuclear transport factor 2 family protein, whose translation is MARRLEQLQAALGEPDASGTAADLPNTPKTSDTGKSFGTGSLILTALISALFGAGMMWLGAPHQQVPATPPVPLLTLTAPPTVAPAPPESALIAPATTEISDKAQVGELLAGWRNAWAQRDIANYLNAYSQKFTPADGSSREAWAAARTKKLSAGAPIDIQIRELGIERLNADQFKATFLQDYAAGSYREMARTKVLLVIRENGEWKIAKEWMTENKIAM
- a CDS encoding ankyrin repeat domain-containing protein → MSMHSALRRAIEKGNLDAVKAALDHGAVIEEADMHGDPGLPMRIACFKGHADIVRELIERGADIHAPNAQGAGGPIRMASRGQHTHIVELLLAHGAKVPEDLQLPTANAGERRKRGERRRRDMGPPSDIRERRQSRERRVTSVREVELSDRQWERYFAQTQPSPRPSHIHDPADTVSMVFDRVRD